From a single Nicotiana tomentosiformis chromosome 2, ASM39032v3, whole genome shotgun sequence genomic region:
- the LOC104110619 gene encoding uncharacterized protein isoform X2, with amino-acid sequence MGTLYRSGAFRRSNDRGRLVITTIMGMVFGYFIGISSPYVSLTEITLPSSLMSSIDVAFGDDHRRPSIERFFPENLVNPKIYVPINPRGAESLPPRIVVSESDFYLRRLWGEPSKDLTNKPKYLVTFTVGLSQMNNIDAAVTKFSEDFQILLFHYDGRTSEWDQFEWSKRAIHISVRKQTKWWYAKRFLHPDVVAAYDYIFIWDEDLGVEHFNAEKYIRLVKKHGLEISQPALEPNSGLTWQMTKRRDDREVHKSTDEKPGWCSNQRLPPCAAFVEIMAPVFSREAWRCVWHMIQNDLVHGWGLDFALRRCVEPAHEKIGVVDSQWIVHQFVPSLGNQGESENGKAPWEGVRERCTNEWAMFQDRLANADESYVVQHGKSRV; translated from the exons ATGGGAACCTTATATCGCAG TGGGGCTTTCAGAAGATCGAACGATAGAGGCAGACTTGTTATAACTACAATCATGGGAATGGTTTTTGGATATTTTATTGGCATTTCATCTCCATATGTTTCTCTAACAGAG ATTACTTTACCTTCAAGTCTTATGTCATCTATTGATGTAGCCTTTGGTGATGACCATCGTAGACCTTCAATTGAACGCTTTTTTCCAGAGAATCTTGTAAATCCAAAG ATATATGTTCCAATAAATCCTCGTGGTGCGGAGTCATTGCCACCAAGGATTGTGGTCTCTGAATCAGATTTTTACTTGAGAAGGTTGTGGGGTGAACCAAGTAAG GATCTAACAAATAAGCCAAAGTACTTGGTGACATTTACTGTTGGTTTGAGTCAAATGAACAACATTGATGCAGCGGTTACAAAG TTTTCAGAGGATTTTCAAATTTTGCTTTTCCATTATGATGGTCGAACGAGTGAATGGGATCAATTTGAGTGGTCCAAGCGAGCAATTCACATTAGCGTGAGGAAACAGACCAAATG GTGGTATGCAAAGAGATTTTTACATCCTGATGTAGTAGCTGCCTATGATTACATATTTATATGGGATGAAGACCTTGGAGTTGAGCACTTCAATGCAGAGAA GTATATTAGACTAGTTAAAAAACATGGCCTCGAGATTTCTCAGCCTGCTCTTGAACCCAACAGTGGATTGACATGGCAGATGACTAAAAGGAGGGATGATAGAGAAGTTCACAA GAGTACAGATGAGAAACCAGGCTGGTGCAGCAATCAACGTTTGCCTCCTTGTGCAGc TTTTGTGGAAATAATGGCTCCTGTGTTCTCTCGAGAAGCATGGCGATGTGTTTGGCATATGATTCAG AATGATTTGGTGCATGGATGGGGATTGGATTTCGCATTGAGAAGATGTGTAGAG CCTGCTCATGAAAAAATTGGTGTTGTTGATTCACAGTGGATTGTGCATCAATTTGTTCCTTCTCTAGGGAATCAG GGTGAGTCTGAAAATGGTAAAGCTCCTTGGGAAGGG GTAAGAGAGAGGTGTACAAATGAGTGGGCTATGTTCCAAGATCGTTTAGCCAACGCAGATGAATCTTATGTTGTCCAGCATGGAAAGAGTAGAGTATAA
- the LOC104110619 gene encoding uncharacterized protein isoform X1 codes for MGTLYRSGAFRRSNDRGRLVITTIMGMVFGYFIGISSPYVSLTEITLPSSLMSSIDVAFGDDHRRPSIERFFPENLVNPKIYVPINPRGAESLPPRIVVSESDFYLRRLWGEPSKDLTNKPKYLVTFTVGLSQMNNIDAAVTKFSEDFQILLFHYDGRTSEWDQFEWSKRAIHISVRKQTKWWYAKRFLHPDVVAAYDYIFIWDEDLGVEHFNAEKYIRLVKKHGLEISQPALEPNSGLTWQMTKRRDDREVHKSTDEKPGWCSNQRLPPCAAFVEIMAPVFSREAWRCVWHMIQNDLVHGWGLDFALRRCVEPAHEKIGVVDSQWIVHQFVPSLGNQGESENGKAPWEGVRERCTNEWAMFQDRLANADESYVVQHGKSRILHQTFQEILRILLSVSAIYHFGGAAKPFRKMAFQQLLEI; via the exons ATGGGAACCTTATATCGCAG TGGGGCTTTCAGAAGATCGAACGATAGAGGCAGACTTGTTATAACTACAATCATGGGAATGGTTTTTGGATATTTTATTGGCATTTCATCTCCATATGTTTCTCTAACAGAG ATTACTTTACCTTCAAGTCTTATGTCATCTATTGATGTAGCCTTTGGTGATGACCATCGTAGACCTTCAATTGAACGCTTTTTTCCAGAGAATCTTGTAAATCCAAAG ATATATGTTCCAATAAATCCTCGTGGTGCGGAGTCATTGCCACCAAGGATTGTGGTCTCTGAATCAGATTTTTACTTGAGAAGGTTGTGGGGTGAACCAAGTAAG GATCTAACAAATAAGCCAAAGTACTTGGTGACATTTACTGTTGGTTTGAGTCAAATGAACAACATTGATGCAGCGGTTACAAAG TTTTCAGAGGATTTTCAAATTTTGCTTTTCCATTATGATGGTCGAACGAGTGAATGGGATCAATTTGAGTGGTCCAAGCGAGCAATTCACATTAGCGTGAGGAAACAGACCAAATG GTGGTATGCAAAGAGATTTTTACATCCTGATGTAGTAGCTGCCTATGATTACATATTTATATGGGATGAAGACCTTGGAGTTGAGCACTTCAATGCAGAGAA GTATATTAGACTAGTTAAAAAACATGGCCTCGAGATTTCTCAGCCTGCTCTTGAACCCAACAGTGGATTGACATGGCAGATGACTAAAAGGAGGGATGATAGAGAAGTTCACAA GAGTACAGATGAGAAACCAGGCTGGTGCAGCAATCAACGTTTGCCTCCTTGTGCAGc TTTTGTGGAAATAATGGCTCCTGTGTTCTCTCGAGAAGCATGGCGATGTGTTTGGCATATGATTCAG AATGATTTGGTGCATGGATGGGGATTGGATTTCGCATTGAGAAGATGTGTAGAG CCTGCTCATGAAAAAATTGGTGTTGTTGATTCACAGTGGATTGTGCATCAATTTGTTCCTTCTCTAGGGAATCAG GGTGAGTCTGAAAATGGTAAAGCTCCTTGGGAAGGG GTAAGAGAGAGGTGTACAAATGAGTGGGCTATGTTCCAAGATCGTTTAGCCAACGCAGATGAATCTTATGTTGTCCAGCATGGAAAGAGTAGA ATACTACACCAGACTTTTCAAGAAATTTTGCGCATTTTGTTATCCGTTTCCGCTATATATCATTTTGGAGGGGCTGCCAAACCATTTCGGAAGATGGCGTTTCAACAGTTATTAGAAATATAG